In Fundulus heteroclitus isolate FHET01 chromosome 17, MU-UCD_Fhet_4.1, whole genome shotgun sequence, the following are encoded in one genomic region:
- the wnt7ba gene encoding protein Wnt-7b: MLLISSRSALLSVYYPQIFLILTSGSYLALSSVVALGANIICNKIPGLAPRQRALCQSRPDAIIVIGEGAQLGINECQYQFRYGRWNCSALGERTVFGQELRVGSREAAFTYAITAAGVAHAVTAACSQGNLSQCGCDREKQGYHDREEGWKWGGCSADVKYGVEFSRRFVDAREIKKNARRLMNLHNNEAGRKILEERTKLECKCHGVSGSCTTKTCWITLPGFREIGYLLKERYGHAVQVEPVRASRLRQPSFLRLKQARGYQKPTDTDLVYLERSPNYCEEDAVTGSAGTRGRLCNGTSTHADGCGVMCCGRGYDTHRYTRVWQCNCKFHWCCFVKCNTCSERSEVFTCK, encoded by the exons ATGCTTCTCATCTCGTCTCGCAGCGCGCTGCTGTCCGTCTACTACCCGCAGATCTTCCTCATCCTCACCAGCGGTAGCTACCT GGCGTTGTCCTCCGTGGTGGCCCTGGGTGCCAACATCATCTGCAATAAGATACCGGGACTGGCACCCCGGCAGAGGGCCCTTTGCCAGAGTCGACCGGACGCCATCATCGTCATCGGCGAGGGCGCCCAGCTGGGCATCAACGAGTGCCAGTACCAGTTCCGCTACGGCCGCTGGAACTGCTCGGCCCTTGGGGAGAGGACAGTCTTCGGACAAGAGCTGAGAGTAG GCAGCAGGGAGGCGGCATTCACCTACGCCATCACCGCCGCCGGGGTCGCCCACGCGGTGACGGCCGCCTGTAGCCAAGGCAACCTAAGCCAGTGTGGCTGCGACCGTGAGAAGCAGGGCTACCACGACCGGGAGGAGGGCTGGAAGTGGGGGGGCTGTTCGGCGGACGTCAAGTACGGCGTGGAGTTCTCGCGACGCTTCGTGGACGCCCGCGAGATCAAGAAAAACGCCCGCCGGCTGATGAACCTCCACAACAACGAAGCGGGTCGAAAG ATCCTGGAGGAGAGGACCAAGCTGGAGTGCAAGTGTCACGGCGTGTCGGGTTCCTGCACCACCAAGACCTGCTGGATCACCCTGCCCGGCTTCAGAGAGATCGGCTACCTGCTGAAGGAGCGCTACGGCCACGCGGTCCAAGTGGAGCCCGTCCGGGCCTCGCGCCTCCGCCAGCCCTCCTTCCTGCGCCTCAAACAGGCCCGGGGCTACCAGAAGCCCACGGACACGGACCTGGTGTACCTGGAGCGCTCGCCCAACTACTGCGAGGAGGACGCGGTCACGGGGAGCGCGGGCACCCGGGGGAGGCTGTGCAACGGCACGTCTACGCACGCGGACGGCTGCGGCGTGATGTGCTGCGGCCGGGGCTACGACACGCACCGCTACACGCGGGTCTGGCAGTGCAACTGCAAGTTCCACTGGTGCTGTTTCGTCAAGTGCAACACCTGCAGCGAGAGATCGGAGGTGTTCACTTGCAAGTAG